Proteins encoded by one window of Vigna radiata var. radiata cultivar VC1973A chromosome 5, Vradiata_ver6, whole genome shotgun sequence:
- the LOC106760260 gene encoding uncharacterized protein LOC106760260: MQKTLPPKFKDPGSFTIPCTIGNHDIGKALIDLGASINLMPLSILKKIGGLEAKPTRMMLQLADRSIKYPYGVVEDVVVKVDKLQFPVDFVVMEMEEDVEIPLILGRPFMKSAKMENNVLDGFIHLINSAI, from the coding sequence ATGCAAAAGACTCTCCCTCCAAAATTTAAAGATCCGGGGAGTTTCACCATTCCATGCACCATTGGAAACCATGATATAGGGAAAGCTCTTATTGATTTAGGGGCTAGCATCAACCTTATGCCCCTGTCTATACTtaaaaagattggtggtcttgaaGCCAAGCCAACAAGAATGATGCTGCAGTTGGCAGATAGGTCCATCAAATATCCCTATGGTGTGGTAGAAGATGTGGTGGTAAAAGTTGATAAGCTTCAATTCCCGGTGGACTTTGTTGTGATGGAAATGGAGGAAGATGTTGAGATACCACTCAtccttggaagacctttcatgaagtCAGCTAAGATGGAAAACAATGTGCTCGATGGGTTCATACACTTGATAAATTCAGctatatga
- the LOC106760261 gene encoding uncharacterized protein LOC106760261, which translates to MDNEDPHAHLVTFYELCGSVGAMGEEEEALYMRLFPFSLNGKAKDWLQSQPNQSLTSWEDVEQKFLARFFPPSKSTEIKVAITTFVQGVDEPLCEAWERFKALLRKCPSHGFSLEMQVQIFYNGLQPHTMMILDASFGGSVLLRTVDEAIAVIENMVSTDMWSRRGRTQVQKRGVYELNAQDAILAQNKLLAQQMEVLTQSMAKLPQQLQAMQAHNQPHHQVMRCDFYGDNHPNGHCQVPSGSQSEEVNYMGNQERQNFFNNTFPNPSNQGWRQAQILINLLINTHLRMIGIQN; encoded by the coding sequence ATGGATAATGAAGACCCTCATGCTCATTTGGTCACTTTCTATGAATTGTGTGGCTCTGTGGGTGCTATgggggaggaggaagaagcatTGTATATGAGACTCTTCCCATTTTCTCTGAATGGCAAAGCAAAGGATTGGCTTCAGTCGCAGCCTAATCAAAGTTTGACTAGTTGGGAGGATGTGGAACAAAAATTTCTGGCTCGCTTCTTTCCACCATCTAAAAGCACAGAGATAAAGGTTGCGATTACTACTTTTGTCCAAGGAGTAGATGAACCACTGTGTGAagcctgggaaagattcaaagcttTATTGAGGAAGTGTCCTAGTCATGGCTTTAGCTTGGAGATGCAAGTGCAAATCTTCTACAATGGTTTGCAACCTCATACAATGATGATACTTGATGCATCTTTTGGTGGGTCGGTTCTATTAAGAACTGTTGATGAGGCCATTGCTGTTATTGAAAACATGGTTTCCACTGACATGTGGAGCCGACGTGGGAGGACTCAAGTTCAGAAAAGAGGAGTTTATGAACTTAATGCTCAAGATGCAATACTTGCACAAAACAAACTTCTTGCCCAACAGATGGAGGTCCTAACCCAAAGTATGGCTAAGTTACCTCAGCAATTGCAAGCAATGCAAGCTCATAATCAACCGCATCACCAGGTGATGAGATGTGATTTCTATGGAGATAATCATCCTAATGGCCATTGTCAAGTTCCTAGTGGTTCCCAATCTGAAGAAGTCAATTATATGGGGAATCAAGAAAGACAAAATTTCTTCAACAACACCTTCCCCAATCCTTCCAATCAAGGGTGGAGACAAGCACAAATTCTTATCAACCTGCTCATCAATACTCATCTCAGAATGATAGGAATACAAAACTAG